A stretch of the Thermus thermophilus genome encodes the following:
- the tpiA gene encoding triose-phosphate isomerase, giving the protein MRRVLVAGNWKMHKTPSEARVWFAELRRLLPPLQSEAAVLPAFPILPAAKEVLAETQVGYGAQDVSAHKEGAYTGEVSARMLADLGCRYAIVGHSERRRYHGETDALVAEKAKRLLEEGITPILCVGEPLEVRERGEAVPYTLRQLLGSLEGVEPPGPEALVIAYEPVWAIGTGKNATPEDAEAMHQEIRKALAERYGEAFASRVRVLYGGSVNPKNFADLLSMPNVDGGLVGGASLELESFLALLRIAG; this is encoded by the coding sequence CGCCGAGCTCAGGAGGCTCCTTCCCCCCTTGCAGTCGGAGGCCGCCGTCCTCCCCGCCTTCCCCATCCTCCCCGCGGCCAAGGAGGTGTTGGCCGAAACCCAGGTGGGCTACGGGGCCCAGGACGTCTCCGCCCACAAGGAGGGGGCCTACACGGGGGAGGTCTCCGCACGGATGCTTGCCGACCTCGGCTGCCGCTACGCCATCGTGGGTCACTCGGAGAGAAGGCGCTACCACGGGGAGACGGACGCCCTGGTGGCGGAGAAGGCCAAGAGGCTTCTGGAGGAGGGGATCACCCCCATCCTCTGCGTGGGGGAGCCCTTGGAGGTGCGGGAGAGGGGTGAGGCTGTGCCCTACACCTTGAGGCAACTCCTAGGGAGCCTCGAGGGGGTGGAGCCCCCCGGCCCCGAGGCCCTCGTCATCGCCTACGAGCCCGTGTGGGCCATCGGCACCGGGAAGAACGCCACCCCCGAGGACGCCGAGGCCATGCACCAGGAGATCCGCAAGGCCCTCGCCGAGCGGTACGGGGAGGCCTTCGCGAGCCGGGTGCGCGTCCTCTACGGGGGGAGTGTGAACCCCAAGAACTTCGCCGACCTCCTCTCCATGCCCAACGTGGACGGGGGGCTCGTGGGCGGGGCGAGCCTAGAGCTGGAAAGCTTCCTCGCCCTCCTCCGGATCGCGGGTTAG